One region of Myxococcus xanthus genomic DNA includes:
- a CDS encoding mersacidin/lichenicidin family type 2 lantibiotic: MSKKEHILRAWRDPEYFNSLSSEERAALPANPAAELELSDEVLESISGADSCEQFGSYYCTPCPPYVCM; the protein is encoded by the coding sequence ATGAGCAAGAAGGAACACATCCTCCGTGCGTGGCGTGACCCCGAGTACTTCAACAGCCTGTCGTCGGAGGAGCGCGCGGCCCTGCCCGCCAACCCCGCCGCCGAGCTGGAATTGAGCGACGAGGTCCTGGAGAGCATCTCGGGTGCGGACAGCTGCGAGCAGTTCGGCAGCTACTACTGCACGCCGTGCCCGCCCTACGTGTGCATGTAG
- a CDS encoding mersacidin/lichenicidin family type 2 lantibiotic, with translation MSQKKDHILRAWRDPEYFNSLSSEERAALPANPAAELELGDDLLEVITGGDFCLPGQSSAQCTPCPPRHCL, from the coding sequence ATGAGCCAGAAGAAGGACCACATCCTCCGCGCGTGGCGTGACCCCGAGTACTTCAACAGCCTGTCGTCGGAGGAGCGCGCGGCCCTGCCCGCCAACCCCGCCGCCGAGCTGGAGTTGGGGGACGACCTTCTGGAGGTCATCACCGGCGGCGACTTCTGCCTGCCCGGCCAGTCCAGCGCCCAGTGCACGCCGTGCCCGCCGCGTCACTGTCTCTGA
- a CDS encoding peptidase domain-containing ABC transporter, with translation MTAEAPQQPQRRWRLGLRKRVPEVRQMTMTDCGAACLAMVLAYHGRHMGLDAVREVTGPGRDGASAKALKAAAQKLGLRVRAISVDLDRLPFLPPATILHWRFTHYVVFERLGRGWVEVVDPDQGRRRVSMEQFSQCFTGVALLLEPSENFQPGHTRRGPYRYLVPLVKRQAGTLVKVLALSAVLQVLTLAVPLLTGMVVDRVVPRQDYSLMGVLSAALAGVLLFELLTSVVRGQLLVELRTRLDSQMTQGLLDHLVSLAYPFFQLRPAGDLLTRLGSQQAIRELLSTGLLSSALDGALVLLYLGLLLVADASLGLLVVGLGLLQVLVFALPRARQRSHLSRSLDMGVRSQSYLMAMLSGMQTLKAFGVEDRMVGSYSNLYVDLLNVELERGRLSAWLDALTGTLRRVSPLVLLCVGAWRVLDGAMSLGQMLSINALATALLVPLSNLLGTGGQLQFLSTYLERINDVLDTPPERDAAHRGRAPTLRGAITLEDVRFRYNPHSAWVVQGVSVSVEPGQMVALVGRSGAGKSTLAHLLLGLYLPTSGHVRYDGAELGELDLRAVRSQLGVVLQDASFFNASLRENITLSDPELDMDRVVEAAKLAHIHDDIMAMPMQYDTPLTDRGLSMSGGQRQRLALARALVRRPAILLLDEATSALDATTEAHVQQALASLKCTRVVIAHRLSTVRNADTILVMEAGQVVEVGRHQELLERQGTYAALVNAQREERAVATG, from the coding sequence ATGACGGCCGAGGCGCCGCAGCAGCCCCAGCGCCGGTGGAGGCTCGGCCTGCGCAAGCGCGTGCCCGAAGTGCGGCAGATGACGATGACGGACTGTGGCGCCGCCTGTCTGGCCATGGTGCTGGCCTACCACGGCCGCCACATGGGCCTGGACGCGGTGCGCGAGGTGACAGGCCCCGGACGTGACGGCGCCAGCGCGAAGGCGCTGAAGGCCGCGGCCCAGAAGCTGGGCCTGCGCGTGCGCGCCATCTCCGTGGACCTGGACCGGCTGCCCTTCCTTCCTCCGGCCACCATCCTCCACTGGCGCTTCACGCACTACGTCGTCTTCGAGCGCCTGGGCCGCGGCTGGGTCGAGGTGGTGGACCCCGACCAGGGCCGCCGCCGCGTCTCCATGGAGCAGTTCAGCCAGTGCTTCACCGGCGTGGCGCTGCTGCTGGAGCCGTCCGAGAACTTCCAGCCGGGCCACACGCGGCGCGGGCCCTACCGCTACCTGGTGCCCCTGGTGAAGCGGCAGGCCGGCACGCTGGTGAAGGTGCTCGCGCTGTCCGCCGTGCTCCAGGTGCTGACGCTGGCGGTGCCGCTGCTCACCGGCATGGTGGTGGACCGCGTGGTGCCCCGGCAGGACTACTCGCTGATGGGGGTGCTGTCCGCGGCGCTCGCGGGCGTGTTGCTCTTCGAGCTGCTCACGTCGGTGGTGCGAGGCCAGCTCCTGGTGGAGCTGCGCACGCGGCTGGACTCGCAGATGACGCAGGGGCTGCTGGACCACCTGGTGAGCCTGGCCTACCCGTTCTTCCAGCTCCGGCCCGCGGGCGACCTGCTGACGCGGCTGGGCTCGCAGCAGGCCATCCGCGAACTGCTCTCCACGGGCCTGCTGTCCAGCGCGCTCGACGGTGCGCTGGTGCTCCTCTACCTGGGCCTGCTGCTGGTGGCGGATGCGTCGCTGGGGCTGCTGGTGGTGGGGCTGGGCCTGTTGCAGGTGCTGGTGTTCGCGCTGCCCCGGGCCAGACAACGCAGCCACCTGTCGCGCAGCCTGGACATGGGCGTGCGCAGCCAGAGCTACCTGATGGCCATGCTGTCCGGCATGCAGACGCTCAAGGCCTTTGGCGTGGAGGACCGCATGGTGGGCAGCTACTCCAACCTCTACGTGGACCTGCTCAACGTGGAGTTGGAGCGAGGCCGCCTCTCCGCGTGGCTGGACGCGCTGACGGGCACGCTGCGCCGCGTGTCCCCACTGGTGTTGCTGTGCGTGGGCGCGTGGCGCGTGCTGGACGGCGCGATGTCCCTGGGACAGATGCTGAGCATCAACGCGCTGGCCACCGCGCTGCTGGTGCCCCTGTCCAACCTGCTGGGCACCGGCGGGCAGCTCCAGTTCCTGAGCACCTACCTGGAGCGCATCAACGACGTGCTGGACACGCCCCCCGAACGCGACGCGGCGCACCGGGGCCGCGCGCCCACGCTGCGCGGCGCCATCACCCTGGAGGACGTGCGCTTCCGCTACAACCCCCACTCCGCCTGGGTGGTGCAAGGCGTGTCGGTCAGCGTGGAGCCGGGGCAGATGGTGGCGCTCGTCGGCCGTTCGGGCGCGGGCAAGAGCACCCTGGCGCACCTGCTGCTGGGGCTCTACCTGCCCACCTCCGGACACGTCCGGTACGACGGCGCGGAGCTGGGCGAACTGGACCTGCGCGCGGTGCGCAGCCAACTGGGCGTGGTGTTGCAGGATGCCTCGTTCTTCAACGCGTCGCTGCGGGAGAACATCACCCTGAGCGACCCGGAGCTGGACATGGACCGTGTCGTGGAGGCCGCGAAGCTGGCCCACATCCACGACGACATCATGGCCATGCCCATGCAGTACGACACGCCGCTGACGGACCGGGGCCTCTCCATGTCCGGTGGCCAGCGGCAGAGACTGGCCCTGGCGCGCGCCCTGGTGCGCAGGCCCGCCATCCTCCTGCTCGATGAAGCCACCAGCGCCCTGGACGCCACCACCGAGGCGCACGTGCAGCAGGCGCTGGCGTCCCTGAAGTGCACGCGCGTCGTCATTGCCCACCGGCTCAGCACGGTGCGCAACGCCGACACCATCCTCGTCATGGAGGCCGGCCAGGTGGTGGAGGTCGGCCGGCACCAGGAGCTGCTGGAGCGCCAGGGCACCTACGCGGCCCTGGTGAATGCCCAACGGGAGGAGCGCGCCGTGGCGACGGGCTGA